One genomic segment of Burkholderia multivorans ATCC BAA-247 includes these proteins:
- a CDS encoding dienelactone hydrolase family protein gives MRKWLMLTMLGCACAAASAQTLVHFPSTDGPPATMLDGYLFPAPGAGRHPALVFLHGCAGMFARSGRVTARERDWAARFNAAGITVLEVDSFTPRHHGQMCSPASFDAAIYSARPFDAYGALRYLQSLETVMPDRIGVVGWSQGGGTVLSAIRASSTARPASLPDGDFRAAVAFYPARCSTKAQGAEWQSTVPLLVLIGEQDVWSPFAACKALFDSVAPGTDATFHAYPGAYHDFDWPDMPVHMVPAFTTRAGVVPIEGTDPAARADAQQRVLDYVGAHLLGN, from the coding sequence ATGCGCAAGTGGCTGATGCTGACGATGCTGGGCTGCGCGTGTGCCGCCGCGAGCGCGCAGACGCTCGTTCATTTCCCGTCGACCGACGGACCGCCCGCGACGATGCTCGACGGCTACCTGTTTCCGGCACCGGGCGCCGGCCGTCATCCGGCGCTCGTGTTCCTGCACGGCTGCGCGGGCATGTTCGCGCGCTCGGGCCGCGTGACGGCGCGCGAACGCGACTGGGCCGCGCGCTTCAACGCAGCGGGCATCACGGTGCTCGAAGTCGACAGCTTCACGCCGCGTCATCACGGCCAGATGTGCTCGCCCGCCAGCTTCGACGCCGCGATCTATAGCGCGCGGCCGTTCGACGCCTATGGTGCGTTGCGGTATCTGCAGTCGCTCGAGACGGTGATGCCCGACCGCATCGGCGTCGTCGGCTGGTCGCAGGGCGGCGGCACGGTACTGAGCGCGATTCGCGCATCGAGCACGGCCCGGCCCGCATCGCTGCCGGACGGCGATTTCCGCGCGGCCGTCGCGTTCTATCCGGCACGCTGCAGCACGAAGGCGCAGGGCGCCGAGTGGCAGAGTACGGTGCCCTTGCTCGTGCTGATCGGCGAACAGGACGTATGGTCGCCGTTTGCCGCGTGCAAGGCGTTGTTCGATTCGGTCGCGCCGGGCACCGATGCGACGTTTCATGCGTATCCGGGCGCGTACCACGATTTCGACTGGCCCGACATGCCCGTGCATATGGTGCCGGCGTTCACGACGCGTGCGGGTGTCGTGCCGATCGAAGGTACCGATCCGGCCGCGCGTGCCGATGCCCAGCAGCGCGTGCTCGAC
- a CDS encoding MarR family winged helix-turn-helix transcriptional regulator — protein sequence MNPRAFPPDTPDTPDPATLAGELRISVGKLMRRMREQTHANDLTSSQKSVLLRLDRDGPATVSALARAESVRPQSMRVTVAALEAIGAVSGAPDPADGRQTLIALTPAFRRTLQANRAAKDDWLLRALQAQLSGQERAELASTVRLLQRLAEFGEPGRR from the coding sequence ATGAACCCGCGCGCCTTCCCTCCCGACACGCCTGACACGCCCGATCCGGCCACGCTCGCCGGCGAACTCCGCATCTCGGTCGGCAAGCTGATGCGGCGCATGCGGGAACAGACCCACGCGAACGACCTGACTTCGTCGCAGAAATCGGTACTGCTGCGGCTCGATCGCGACGGCCCCGCGACGGTGTCCGCGCTCGCGCGCGCGGAGAGCGTGCGGCCGCAGTCGATGCGCGTAACGGTCGCCGCGCTCGAAGCGATCGGCGCGGTCAGCGGCGCACCCGATCCGGCCGACGGCCGGCAGACGCTGATTGCGCTGACGCCGGCGTTCCGCCGGACGCTGCAGGCGAACCGCGCAGCCAAGGACGACTGGCTGTTGCGCGCGCTGCAGGCGCAGCTGTCCGGGCAGGAACGCGCCGAGCTCGCATCGACCGTGAGGCTGCTGCAGCGGCTCGCCGAGTTCGGCGAGCCCGGGCGCCGATGA
- a CDS encoding MFS transporter — MSVPSTGVFRSLRSFNYRVWAAGALVSNVGTWIQRTAQDWLVLTQLTHHDASAVGIVMSLQFGPQLLMLPWTGYAADRFNQRRLLMTTQALMGALALALGVLTVTGVVRLWHVYLFAFLFGCTSAFDAPVRQTFVAELVGDRELANAVALNSTSFNAARMIGPAAAGFIIAWVGTGWAFLTNGISFVAVLASLSLLRTGELRESARAVHSRGSLLEGFRYVWARADLKATLVMLFLIGTFGLNFPLFISTMAAGVFHVDARGYGILSSMMAVGTISGALLAARRDRPRFRHLWAGAALFGVGCTLAALAPGYWLFAAALVLTGIAAMTFTNSTNALMQLSTEPAMRGRVMALRLAVAFGGTPIGAPVAGWVANHLGPRWALGVGAASGFAAAGVALYFLMQLRAQRRSGGVRDDRA; from the coding sequence ATGAGTGTGCCGTCGACGGGCGTGTTCCGGTCGCTGCGCAGTTTCAACTACCGCGTATGGGCGGCCGGCGCGCTGGTGTCGAACGTCGGCACGTGGATTCAGCGCACGGCACAGGACTGGCTCGTGCTCACGCAGCTGACGCATCACGATGCGTCCGCGGTCGGGATCGTGATGTCGCTGCAGTTCGGGCCGCAACTGCTGATGCTGCCGTGGACGGGCTACGCGGCCGACCGCTTCAACCAGCGCCGGCTGCTGATGACGACGCAGGCGCTGATGGGCGCGCTCGCGCTGGCGCTCGGCGTGCTGACCGTGACGGGCGTCGTGCGGCTGTGGCACGTCTATCTGTTCGCGTTCCTGTTCGGCTGCACGTCGGCCTTCGATGCGCCGGTGCGGCAGACCTTCGTCGCCGAACTGGTCGGCGACCGCGAGCTCGCGAACGCGGTCGCGCTGAATTCGACGTCGTTCAACGCGGCGAGGATGATCGGGCCGGCCGCGGCGGGCTTCATCATCGCGTGGGTCGGCACCGGCTGGGCGTTCCTGACGAACGGGATCAGCTTCGTCGCGGTGCTTGCGTCGCTATCGCTGCTGCGTACCGGCGAACTGCGCGAGAGCGCGCGCGCCGTGCATTCGCGCGGCAGCCTGCTCGAAGGCTTTCGCTACGTATGGGCGCGCGCGGACCTGAAGGCGACGCTCGTGATGCTGTTCCTGATCGGGACGTTCGGCCTCAATTTCCCGCTGTTCATCTCGACGATGGCGGCCGGCGTGTTTCACGTCGATGCGCGCGGGTACGGGATTCTGTCGTCGATGATGGCGGTCGGCACGATTTCCGGCGCGCTGCTGGCCGCGCGCCGCGACCGGCCGCGGTTCCGGCACTTGTGGGCGGGCGCCGCGCTGTTCGGCGTCGGCTGCACGCTGGCGGCGCTCGCGCCCGGCTACTGGCTGTTCGCGGCGGCGCTCGTGCTGACCGGGATCGCGGCGATGACCTTCACGAACTCGACGAACGCGCTGATGCAACTGTCGACCGAGCCCGCGATGCGCGGGCGCGTGATGGCGCTGCGGCTGGCCGTCGCGTTCGGCGGCACGCCGATCGGCGCGCCGGTCGCCGGTTGGGTGGCGAATCACCTCGGCCCGCGCTGGGCGCTCGGCGTCGGCGCGGCGTCGGGTTTCGCGGCGGCAGGCGTCGCACTCTATTTCCTCATGCAACTGCGCGCGCAGCGGCGCAGCGGCGGCGTGCGCGACGACCGCGCGTGA
- a CDS encoding LysR family transcriptional regulator, with protein MQAKKPKSRALLGQLSDMDLRLLRVFKGVVQCGGMAAAELELNIGISTISRHVKDLETRLGLVLCRRGRAGFTLTPEGQTVYEETLRLLASMEAFRSRIDGIHDRMGGELHVAVFDKTATNPSARLGDAIRQFADEAPDVALNLHVASINEVERGIIDGSYQVGIIPAHRSSGSLVYSELFDERMLLYCGRQHPLFDAPHGKLTWTTIRNHAFAGLGFHSPNMELSHRAKLTRSATASDQESIATLILSGRYLGFLPDHYAESFEKKGLMQPVAPHRFNYLCRFVSLLRRSPRPSRAALLFQSCLEAAHAAPRGEPRGSAS; from the coding sequence ATGCAAGCAAAGAAACCGAAGAGCCGCGCGCTGCTCGGGCAGCTCAGCGACATGGATCTGCGGCTGCTGCGGGTCTTCAAGGGCGTCGTCCAGTGCGGCGGAATGGCGGCGGCCGAACTGGAACTGAATATCGGCATCTCGACGATCAGCCGGCACGTGAAGGATCTCGAGACGCGGCTCGGGCTCGTGCTGTGCCGGCGGGGCCGCGCCGGCTTCACGCTGACGCCCGAAGGCCAGACCGTCTACGAGGAGACGCTGCGGCTGCTCGCGTCGATGGAGGCGTTTCGCAGCCGGATCGACGGCATTCACGACCGGATGGGCGGCGAACTGCACGTCGCGGTGTTCGACAAGACCGCGACGAATCCGAGCGCGCGGCTCGGCGACGCGATCCGCCAGTTCGCGGACGAGGCGCCCGACGTCGCGCTGAACCTGCACGTCGCGTCGATCAACGAGGTCGAACGCGGGATCATCGACGGCAGTTATCAGGTCGGGATCATCCCCGCCCACCGCAGCTCGGGCAGCCTCGTCTATTCGGAACTGTTCGACGAACGGATGCTGCTGTACTGCGGCCGTCAGCATCCGCTGTTCGATGCGCCGCACGGCAAGCTGACCTGGACGACGATCCGCAACCACGCGTTTGCCGGGCTCGGCTTCCATTCGCCGAACATGGAGCTCAGCCATCGCGCGAAGCTCACGCGCAGCGCGACCGCGTCCGACCAGGAATCGATCGCGACGTTGATTCTGTCGGGGCGCTATCTCGGCTTCCTGCCCGACCACTACGCGGAAAGCTTCGAGAAAAAGGGGCTGATGCAGCCGGTCGCGCCGCATCGCTTCAATTACCTGTGCCGCTTCGTCAGCCTGCTGCGGCGCTCGCCGCGGCCGTCGCGCGCCGCGCTGCTGTTCCAGTCGTGCCTCGAAGCCGCGCACGCGGCGCCGCGCGGGGAGCCGCGCGGCAGCGCGTCGTAG
- a CDS encoding CoA-acylating methylmalonate-semialdehyde dehydrogenase has product MKHDSNVTSTLGHLIDGKRVDGGSRVQPVFDPATGESDKSVALADKATVEAAIASAQAAFPAWRNTPPLKRARVMSRFKTLLEEHADELCALITAEHGKVLADAMGELQRGIENVEYATYVPELLKGEHSKNVGPAIDSWSEFQALGVVAGITPFNFPVMVPLWMWPMAVACGNTFVLKPSERTPSSTLRMAELALEAGLPPGVLNVVNGDKEAVDTILTDPRVKAVSFVGSTPIAEYIYSTGCAHGKRVQALGGAKNFAVVMPDADIDNAVSALMGAAYGSCGERCMAIPLVVAIGEDTGDRVVAGLKAEIAKMKVGPGNGAGVDMGPLVTKQHFEKVTGFVEAGIEAGATLVVDGRAVKVDGHENGYYLGPCLFDHVKPGMPIYQHEIFGPVLGVIRLKSLDEAMALIDAHEYGNGTCLFTRDGEAARYFSDNIQIGMVGINVPLPVPVAYHSFGGWKRSLFGDLHAYGPDAVRFYTKRKTITQRWPSAGVREGTVFSFPSNR; this is encoded by the coding sequence ATGAAACACGATAGCAACGTCACTTCCACGCTGGGCCACCTGATCGACGGCAAGCGCGTCGACGGCGGCAGCCGCGTGCAGCCGGTGTTCGACCCGGCGACCGGCGAATCGGACAAGAGCGTCGCGCTCGCCGACAAGGCGACCGTCGAAGCCGCGATCGCGTCCGCGCAGGCGGCGTTCCCCGCATGGCGCAATACGCCGCCGCTGAAACGCGCGCGCGTGATGAGCCGCTTCAAGACGCTGCTCGAGGAGCATGCGGACGAGCTGTGCGCGCTGATCACGGCCGAACACGGCAAGGTGCTCGCCGATGCGATGGGCGAGCTGCAGCGCGGGATCGAGAACGTCGAATACGCGACCTACGTGCCCGAGCTGCTGAAGGGCGAGCACAGCAAGAACGTCGGCCCCGCGATCGATTCGTGGAGCGAGTTCCAGGCGCTCGGCGTCGTCGCGGGCATCACGCCGTTCAACTTCCCGGTCATGGTGCCGCTCTGGATGTGGCCGATGGCCGTCGCCTGCGGCAACACGTTCGTGCTGAAGCCGTCCGAGCGCACGCCGTCGTCGACGCTGCGCATGGCCGAGCTTGCGCTCGAAGCCGGCCTGCCGCCCGGCGTGCTGAACGTCGTGAACGGCGACAAGGAAGCGGTCGACACGATCCTGACCGATCCGCGCGTGAAGGCGGTCAGCTTCGTCGGCTCGACGCCGATCGCCGAATACATCTACTCGACCGGCTGCGCGCACGGCAAGCGCGTGCAGGCGCTCGGCGGCGCGAAGAACTTCGCGGTCGTGATGCCCGACGCGGACATCGACAATGCGGTGAGCGCGCTGATGGGCGCCGCGTACGGGTCGTGCGGCGAGCGCTGCATGGCGATTCCGCTCGTCGTCGCGATCGGCGAGGACACGGGCGATCGCGTCGTCGCGGGGCTGAAGGCCGAAATCGCGAAGATGAAGGTCGGTCCGGGCAACGGCGCAGGCGTCGACATGGGCCCGCTCGTCACGAAGCAGCACTTCGAGAAGGTGACGGGCTTCGTCGAGGCCGGCATCGAGGCCGGCGCGACACTCGTCGTCGACGGCCGCGCGGTGAAGGTCGACGGCCACGAGAACGGCTACTACCTCGGCCCGTGCCTGTTCGACCACGTGAAGCCCGGCATGCCGATCTATCAGCACGAGATCTTCGGGCCCGTGCTCGGCGTGATCCGCCTGAAGTCGCTCGACGAGGCGATGGCGCTGATCGACGCGCACGAGTACGGCAACGGCACCTGCCTGTTCACGCGCGACGGCGAGGCGGCACGCTACTTCAGCGACAACATCCAGATCGGGATGGTCGGCATCAACGTGCCGCTGCCGGTGCCGGTCGCGTATCACTCGTTCGGCGGCTGGAAACGCTCGCTGTTCGGCGATCTGCACGCATACGGCCCGGACGCCGTGCGCTTCTATACGAAGCGCAAGACGATCACGCAGCGCTGGCCGTCGGCCGGCGTGCGCGAGGGCACGGTGTTCAGCTTCCCGTCGAACCGCTGA
- a CDS encoding 2,4'-dihydroxyacetophenone dioxygenase family protein — MTQPRAPLPTDLPPISCLPDDALPWLPMSDALPGLAIKYLHIDAAQDTLTALLKMPAGRALPRHRHDGQVFVYTLRGAWRYREYDWVAQAGSTVLEPAGSVHTPETLGAPGDDVITLNVMRGDLVLLDDDGRETARENCRVALLRQRRHARSAPDAAAPFVTK, encoded by the coding sequence ATGACGCAGCCTCGCGCCCCGCTCCCGACCGACCTTCCGCCGATCTCGTGCCTGCCCGACGACGCGCTGCCGTGGCTGCCGATGAGCGACGCGCTGCCCGGCCTCGCGATCAAGTATCTGCATATCGATGCGGCGCAGGACACGTTGACGGCACTGCTGAAGATGCCGGCCGGCCGCGCGCTGCCGCGCCACCGTCATGACGGCCAGGTGTTCGTCTATACGCTGCGCGGCGCATGGCGGTACCGCGAATACGACTGGGTCGCGCAGGCGGGCTCGACGGTGCTCGAGCCGGCCGGGTCCGTGCATACGCCCGAAACGCTCGGCGCGCCGGGCGACGACGTGATCACGCTCAACGTGATGCGCGGCGATCTGGTGCTGCTCGACGACGACGGCCGCGAAACGGCGCGCGAGAATTGCCGCGTCGCGCTGCTGCGCCAGCGCCGGCATGCGCGCAGCGCGCCCGACGCCGCGGCGCCGTTCGTCACGAAATAG
- a CDS encoding aspartate aminotransferase family protein produces MTDTITAPQQEQTPVRTDAAWLDAHWMPFTANRQFKSDPRMIVSGKGAYYTDAEGRKIFDGLSGLWCTGLGHGRGEIVEAVSRQVAQLDYAPAFQFGHPKSFELANRIKELTPAGLDYVFFTGSGSEAADTSLKMARAYWRAKGKGTKTRLIGREKGYHGVNFGGISVGGIGPNRKLFGQGLDADFLPHTQLAENKFSRGMPERGAELADRLLDLIALHDASNIAAVIVEPFAGSAGVIIPPQGYLQRLREICTAHDILLIFDEVITGFGRAGAMTGAEAFGVTPDIMNFAKQVTNGVQPLGGVVATKEIYDTFMAAGGPEYMLEFPHGYTYSAHPVACAAGVAALDLLVKEDAVARVRELAPHFEAAVHGLKGQRHIADIRNYGLAAGLTIAALPGEPARRPYEIAMRCWAKGFYVRYGGDTIQLAPPFIAEKREIDNLINAVSDALNEVD; encoded by the coding sequence ATGACCGACACCATCACCGCTCCGCAACAGGAACAGACGCCCGTGCGCACCGACGCCGCCTGGCTCGACGCGCACTGGATGCCGTTTACGGCGAACCGCCAGTTCAAGTCCGACCCGCGCATGATCGTCTCCGGCAAGGGCGCGTACTACACCGACGCCGAAGGCCGCAAGATCTTCGACGGGCTGTCCGGCCTCTGGTGTACGGGCCTCGGTCATGGCCGCGGCGAAATCGTCGAAGCGGTGAGCCGCCAGGTCGCGCAGCTCGACTACGCGCCGGCATTCCAGTTCGGCCATCCGAAGTCGTTCGAGCTCGCGAACCGGATCAAGGAACTGACGCCGGCAGGTCTCGACTACGTGTTCTTCACGGGCTCGGGCTCGGAAGCGGCCGACACGTCGCTGAAGATGGCGCGCGCGTACTGGCGCGCGAAGGGCAAGGGCACGAAGACGCGGCTGATCGGCCGCGAGAAGGGCTATCACGGCGTGAACTTCGGCGGCATCTCGGTCGGCGGCATCGGGCCGAACCGCAAGCTGTTCGGCCAAGGACTCGACGCCGATTTCCTGCCGCATACGCAGCTGGCCGAAAACAAGTTCTCGCGCGGCATGCCCGAGCGCGGCGCGGAACTCGCCGATCGCCTGCTCGATCTGATCGCGCTGCACGACGCGTCGAACATCGCCGCCGTGATCGTCGAGCCGTTCGCGGGCTCGGCCGGCGTGATCATCCCGCCGCAAGGCTACCTGCAGCGGCTGCGCGAGATCTGCACCGCGCACGACATCCTGCTGATCTTCGACGAAGTCATCACGGGCTTCGGCCGCGCGGGCGCGATGACGGGCGCGGAAGCGTTCGGCGTGACGCCCGACATCATGAACTTCGCGAAACAGGTGACGAACGGCGTGCAGCCGCTCGGCGGCGTAGTCGCGACCAAGGAAATCTACGACACGTTCATGGCCGCGGGCGGCCCCGAGTACATGCTCGAATTCCCGCACGGCTACACGTACTCGGCGCATCCGGTCGCCTGCGCGGCCGGTGTCGCGGCGCTCGACCTGCTCGTGAAGGAAGATGCCGTGGCGCGCGTGCGCGAGCTCGCGCCGCATTTCGAGGCGGCCGTGCACGGGCTGAAGGGCCAGCGTCATATCGCCGACATCCGCAACTACGGGCTCGCGGCCGGTCTGACGATCGCCGCGCTGCCGGGCGAACCGGCGCGCCGTCCGTACGAGATCGCGATGCGCTGCTGGGCGAAGGGCTTCTATGTGCGCTACGGCGGCGACACGATCCAGCTCGCGCCGCCGTTCATCGCCGAAAAGCGCGAGATCGACAATCTGATCAACGCGGTGTCCGACGCGCTGAACGAAGTGGACTGA